Below is a window of Dromaius novaehollandiae isolate bDroNov1 chromosome 23, bDroNov1.hap1, whole genome shotgun sequence DNA.
ggggccgggagggaggcACACCCACGGCGCAGGCCACTATCGCCCCCCTCTCCTTCCTGCCCCACGCCACCCCTcgccagctgtgccagcctccCAGCCCGGGGCCAGGCCAGGTCTGCGCAGGCCAGGGAGGTGCAGCCCGGCTCGGGGCACGTCCAGGCTTTGTGCAGCTGTGGAAGAGGGAGGGAAGCGTctccctggtcctgccccacggcctcgTTCCGAGCACTTGGAGCGCAGGGACCTGCGGGGACGGGGAACGGTGCCCCTCCGGCGCCACACGGACACAACACGGCGCCGCGCCAGCACGGGAAGGAGCGCGGCGCTTCACACGAAGGTCGAgcggagcacagccagcaccagcgCTGCTGAGAGGTGCTCTGCGCTGCAGAGACATTCAGTAAGCTTCTCCTGGGCGTAGAAGCACGCTCCGAGCTGGGGTTCTGGCCAGACGGCAATGCAGAAGAAGACACAGAGGCCCAAGGACTCACAGCAGTTTAATCTGGCTGTTTCTGTGCAAGGCAGAGTTCTTTCCGTTCTCTACACATCCCCAGTCAGCCTCAGCCCAGCCCAAAAACACAGCAGTGCTTGCAACCCCGCGACAGATGCAGAGCCAGGAcctccaccccctgcccccctttCCCTGCTGCAAAGCCTGGAGGCAACACAGGGAAGGTCCCAGGAGGCTCCACCACCGGTCAGGCTGCTGCGGCAACATGCTAGTGTGGTGCTGGGATCTACGGGAAGCACATCTGGGGTTCACAAGCAGCTGATAAGCAGGACGGCAGGTCACCCGTCAGCCTCCCTCATCCCCCCTGCTGTGAGCCCGGCTCTCGACCCCGTGTCACTCAGGCCCAAGCACACTCCACAGAGCTTTGCTTGGAAAGACACAAGTCTCTTCCGTTTTCACACCAAGGAAGAAACCAAATCTGAAGAGATCTGGGTGAAACCAGGCCAGGAAGGTTTGGGGGCATGgggacaggctgggagctgaggaGCTTTAGACACACTCCATCTCCAGCGCATCATTCTTGCTGCAGCGTGCCACCTAAGAGGAGGTCTGGCTGCTGCACACTGAGAGTGTCCGTCGGGTGGGCAAACCCTGGCCAGTCCCCTCTCCAGAGGGCCCAGGGAGGGTGAAGAGCAGCAGCGGGCGCAGCAGATTACTCGAGCATAGCCAGGTGCTGGAGGGCGTCCAGCGGAAGATGTGCAGGTGGCGGAGGAAGCCCCGGCATCGGGCTGAGGGACACAGCTGGACAGGCCGGTCAGCCGCAGCCGCAGGAACGGAGGGGCCCTCGGCCAAGCCCAGCTGGCCGGACGCTCGCTCTGGGTTTGCCCACGCGGCTTCGTTAACTCTTCTCAGGCCGGTTCCTGTTCAGCACCGCCCGGGGAGCGAACTCGAGCTTGTCCTTGAGGCTCACGACCTCGGTGAGGTCCTTGCCGGCGATCTCCTGCAGCTTGCGGTCCTCACGCCGCTCCGAGATGCTCTTCTCCtcctcgggcggcggcggcggcggctcgccgCGCAGGAACCACTCCAGGTGGTAGCCCACGGCGCCCACCACGAAGGCCACCGGGAAGGTGACGTACGGCGCGTACGTGCGCAGCGCCGTCCACAGCACCGGccacatggcggcggcggggcctgcGGAGGGGCGGCGACGCGGCGGTCACgaccgggccccgccgcccgcgcccccccggccccaccgcccGCCCGCGACCGCCgcggaggcccggcccggcccgggcccgccCGCCAGCGCAGGCCGCGCAGGCCGCGCAGGCCCCACCGAGCACGGAGCCGGccgaggcggccgccgcggggccctcAGCGGGGCCCGTGAGGGACCCAGGCGGCTCGAACCGGCTCGAACCGGCCCCAaccgacccggcccggcccggcccgcgcccccctcACCTGGgccgcgcgccccgctccgccgccgcgccgccgcggccccgcccccttgcTCCCATtggctgccgcggcggcggggcgcgcggcgctgccccctGCTGGGCGCCGCCGGAGAGGCAGCGCTGGAGGAGCAGCGCCCGGCTCggcctggcgggggggggcgggcccggGCGGGGACCTGCCCCACGgacaccccctgccccacggataccccctgccccacggacaccccctgccccacggaTACCCCCTGCCCCACGGACACCCCT
It encodes the following:
- the SMIM12 gene encoding small integral membrane protein 12, encoding MWPVLWTALRTYAPYVTFPVAFVVGAVGYHLEWFLRGEPPPPPPEEEKSISERREDRKLQEIAGKDLTEVVSLKDKLEFAPRAVLNRNRPEKS